The region TCCGCGGCCCGGCTGGCACCTGAGCTGGCCGTGGAAGCTGCGCGGATTGCGGGCGCTTCGCTGCCGGGCGGCCTGGTGGCCACCGGGCTGGTCACGCCGGAGGAGGCCGGCTGGCCGCAGAAGGGCCAGCAGGAAGCTCTGGCTGCGCTCACCGATTCCGAACTCCTGTTTCTGGCCCGGGACCGCTTGGACGGGGCGGGAAAGCAACTAAGGAAGTTTGAACACGATGTGGAAAATGATCTAACGCTCTTGGAGAACCTGGGATGAATATAGCCTCCGCCATTCAGTTTGGCGCGCTGGCCGTTGTGGCTGTCTTTACCCTGGTTCGGCTGCCGCTGGCTATCCGGGGGCGCAATCCAATGCTCTTTTGGGGGCTCGCAGCTACCACCATCGGAGTTGCGCTGAGCATTCCGTCGATATACCTTCCCGTGGATGCTTTGCTGGGCGGAGCAAACCATGCGAACCTGATTCTCCGTTATGCGACCTACGGAGTTGTAGCGTTCATTGGCGGAAGTGCCGCTGCAGCCTTCCGGGCCCCCCAGGTGCGGCGAATCATTCTTGGGCTACCCGGACTCGTAGTGCTGGCTGCTACCGTCATCGCCACCACCGTGTTGTTCAGCATGTGTGAAATGCCTGTCTCTTCGCCGGGCCTCAACGGCTATATGCACCAGGAGCATGTCTGGGCCTACTCAGTGCTCGGGCGGATCTATCCCGCCTATATAGCCGCCTGCCTGATCATCCCCGCTTTCCGGGTTGCTGCGACCGCGAGGCGGCCGGCCCTGCTGCGGGTCGGATCGGCGTTGATAGGGGTTGCCCTTGCCGAGATCCTGATCTGGTCGGTGCTGTGGGTAACCGGACAGCAGACCGGTGTTTGGGACTATATCCTTCCGCATTCCTCGGTCATTGTTCTCACGGCGGGGCTCGCTGCCGTGGGCCTGTTCGGTATCGCCTCAAAAAAGAAGGAAAAGCAAAGCCTGCTGACTCCTTACTACACAAGATGACAATTAGGTAAAGTTGTTCACGATTTCATGTTTGTATGCCAGAATAATGAATATGTAACGTCCGCTGCCTGTGGGGGGTCAGCGTGAAGTTGCAACGAAGCCAGCGGCACTGCCGCTGGCTTCGTCATTTCCGGAAGTAACCGGTGCTGAAGGCAAAAGGCGGGACAATCATGGAACGGATCGGCGCCCCGCCTCTTGCCCGGGCTGCCTAGGTCGCATCCAGATCCGTCTCGAGAATCTTGGCCAGTTCCTCCAGGGCCGTTTCCGCACCCGCGCCGTCCGAGCGGAGCACCACCACATCTCCGTGCGATGCACCCAGGCTCATCAGGGAGAGCATGCTCGAGGCATCCATTGCCTCTTCGGCGGGTTCCCCTTCCATCGCTATGGTCACGTCGACGGGCTGGGCCGCTGCCGCTTCCGCGAAGATCGATGCCGGCCGGGCATGGAGTCCCACCCTGCTGGCCACTGTGGCTTTGCGTTCTGCCATTTTTCGTTCCTTCCGTGGTTTAGCTGCTGGCTTTTGTTCCGCCTTGCCCGCCTACAGGCCGAGCTGT is a window of Arthrobacter sp. zg-Y1171 DNA encoding:
- a CDS encoding HPr family phosphocarrier protein gives rise to the protein MAERKATVASRVGLHARPASIFAEAAAAQPVDVTIAMEGEPAEEAMDASSMLSLMSLGASHGDVVVLRSDGAGAETALEELAKILETDLDAT